The Clostridium sp. AWRP genome has a window encoding:
- a CDS encoding peptidoglycan binding domain-containing protein, whose amino-acid sequence MENDAEKENEKEGQSKRNKIIKGTIISICILLIIYFGMAVYFTKHFYFGSEINGVNVSGKTVEQLNTELTSQIKSYKLNLKERGSKSEQISGSDIKLKYNSDYEFRKLKDKQGSYKWIIALLDTNDTKMTAAVSYDKQLLEDKINKLSCFDSKNVIEPKNPSFKYSDKGYTIASEVYGSKVDKTALYKNVVKAISKGETTLDLEAMNCYVNPKYTVKSVKTTQIRDLLNKYVSSKIIYTFGDKKETIDGSKINNWLTVNDNFEVEFDKDKIKNYMLELSKTYDTIGKTRSFVTTSGRTISVGGGDYGWDIDSSKETENLIAYIKQGGTVKKEPAYSQTAASRGANDIGNTYVEVDLSDQHLWFYKNGSLVVQGDVVTGNVSQGHPTPEGVYWVKYKERHATLKGEGYSSPVDFWMPFNGGIGIHDASWRSSFGGNIYMSDGSHGCVNSPYYLARTIFQNIDKGTPVVCYY is encoded by the coding sequence ATGGAAAATGATGCAGAAAAGGAAAATGAGAAGGAGGGACAAAGTAAACGCAATAAAATTATCAAAGGTACTATCATTTCTATTTGCATTTTACTTATTATATATTTTGGGATGGCAGTGTACTTCACAAAGCATTTTTATTTTGGATCTGAAATTAATGGTGTGAATGTTTCAGGTAAAACTGTGGAGCAATTAAATACGGAATTGACATCTCAGATAAAGTCATATAAGTTAAATTTAAAAGAGCGAGGTAGTAAAAGCGAACAAATTAGTGGATCTGACATTAAGTTAAAGTATAATTCAGATTATGAATTTAGAAAACTTAAGGATAAGCAAGGTAGTTATAAATGGATTATAGCATTATTAGATACAAATGATACTAAAATGACAGCTGCAGTTTCATATGATAAGCAGCTATTGGAAGATAAAATAAATAAACTCTCTTGTTTTGATAGTAAAAATGTAATTGAACCTAAAAATCCTAGTTTCAAATACTCAGATAAGGGTTATACTATTGCAAGTGAAGTATATGGAAGTAAAGTAGATAAAACTGCATTATATAAAAATGTAGTAAAGGCAATATCTAAAGGTGAAACTACTTTGGATTTGGAAGCAATGAATTGTTATGTAAATCCAAAGTATACTGTAAAATCAGTGAAAACTACCCAAATTAGGGATCTTCTTAATAAATATGTATCTTCTAAAATTATCTATACATTTGGAGATAAAAAAGAAACGATAGATGGTTCTAAGATAAATAATTGGCTTACAGTTAATGATAATTTTGAAGTTGAATTTGATAAAGATAAAATAAAAAATTATATGCTTGAGCTTTCAAAAACTTATGATACAATTGGTAAGACAAGAAGTTTTGTTACAACTTCAGGAAGAACAATAAGTGTTGGTGGAGGTGATTATGGCTGGGACATTGATTCCTCTAAGGAAACAGAAAACTTGATTGCCTATATTAAACAAGGTGGAACTGTAAAAAAAGAACCAGCATATAGTCAAACTGCGGCATCTCGTGGAGCTAACGATATAGGAAATACTTATGTTGAAGTAGATTTGAGCGATCAACATTTATGGTTTTATAAAAATGGTTCACTAGTAGTACAAGGAGATGTTGTTACAGGTAATGTAAGTCAGGGACATCCAACACCAGAAGGTGTTTATTGGGTGAAATATAAAGAAAGACATGCTACATTAAAAGGTGAAGGATACAGTTCACCAGTTGATTTTTGGATGCCATTTAATGGAGGTATTGGAATACACGATGCAAGTTGGAGAAGCTCATTTGGTGGAAACATATATATGTCAGATGGTTCACATGGTTGCGTAAATTCACCATATTATTTGGCAAGGACAATATTCCAGAACATTGATAAAGGTACTCCAGTTGTTTGTTATTATTAG
- a CDS encoding HD domain-containing phosphohydrolase, whose protein sequence is MLVSIRKKIYSIFNKNNELWKYESIRICLIFLGISLPWVYFSDRIAIKFASDDNMFLAINVYKGCLYVVITTFVLYLLISNLLKKVDLVEKKLNESYKEISLVNEELKTYVKKLIDSKKKLRLQCDEIIKNEKKLSKSEEKNKAIIKALPDALFVVNDKGYLIDCMSSEEKYVLMPKKGFIGKNILEIFPKGMSEKLYEKMQVVLKEGILDSFEYKVWIRNKEYYFEIRIVKNNEKEILAISRNVTDERQNEMELKLSEATFRNLFENSSDAIFIISDDNIVDCNIAMVKALGYDSKTFILGKNPLEFYPEKQPNGEITREKVIRMRKSTIENGKCKFEWWYKKADGNVLPVEVMLTTIFLNGKKVFHSLWRDIRDRKEMQLKLEYLSYHDQLTGLYNRRFFETELNRLDVEKSLPLTIVMGDVNGLKLVNDSLGHIMGDKLLKKVAEVIKKGCRKEDIAARWGGDEFVILLPKTDAFQTEQVLKRIKSIAAKEKIGAIDISISFGYETKKSRKVKIQETFKKAEDYMYKRKLFEGPNMIGKTISAIITALHEKNKREEEHSHRVSLLCKDMGEALGLLEHEIRELKTVGLLHDIGKVAIEENILNKPGKLTEEEWQEIKRHPEIGYRILNTVDDMSEMADYVLAHHERWDGNGYPKGLREKEIPLQSRIIAIADSYDAMTSKRSYRSALSEEVAIGELKLNAGTQFDPELIDVFINKVLDKLHC, encoded by the coding sequence ATGCTTGTATCAATAAGAAAAAAAATCTACTCAATTTTTAATAAAAATAATGAACTGTGGAAATACGAAAGTATAAGAATATGTTTAATATTTTTAGGGATTAGTTTACCTTGGGTTTACTTTTCTGATAGAATTGCAATTAAATTTGCTAGTGATGATAATATGTTTTTAGCTATAAATGTATATAAGGGATGTCTATATGTTGTTATAACTACATTTGTTTTATATTTATTAATAAGCAATCTTTTAAAAAAGGTTGATCTTGTGGAAAAAAAACTTAATGAAAGCTATAAAGAAATATCATTAGTTAATGAAGAACTTAAAACATATGTAAAAAAATTGATTGATTCCAAGAAAAAATTAAGACTTCAATGTGATGAAATCATTAAGAATGAAAAGAAATTAAGTAAAAGTGAAGAAAAAAACAAGGCTATTATTAAGGCATTACCCGATGCATTATTTGTCGTTAATGATAAAGGGTATTTGATAGATTGTATGTCAAGTGAAGAAAAATATGTGCTCATGCCCAAAAAAGGTTTTATAGGAAAGAATATTTTAGAAATTTTTCCTAAAGGTATGTCAGAAAAACTCTATGAAAAAATGCAGGTAGTGCTTAAAGAAGGAATATTGGATAGCTTTGAATATAAGGTGTGGATTCGTAATAAGGAATATTATTTTGAAATTAGAATAGTAAAAAATAATGAGAAAGAAATACTTGCCATATCGAGAAATGTTACTGATGAAAGACAAAACGAAATGGAATTGAAATTAAGTGAAGCCACTTTTAGAAACCTCTTTGAAAACTCATCGGATGCTATATTTATAATTTCAGATGACAATATAGTTGATTGTAATATAGCTATGGTTAAAGCATTAGGATATGATTCAAAAACATTTATACTAGGTAAGAATCCACTTGAGTTTTATCCTGAAAAACAGCCAAATGGAGAAATAACCAGAGAAAAAGTTATTAGAATGCGTAAAAGTACTATAGAAAATGGAAAATGTAAATTTGAATGGTGGTATAAAAAAGCCGATGGAAATGTATTACCAGTAGAGGTTATGTTAACGACTATTTTTCTTAATGGAAAGAAAGTTTTTCATTCACTATGGAGGGATATTAGAGATAGAAAGGAAATGCAACTTAAATTGGAATATTTGAGTTACCATGATCAATTAACAGGTTTGTATAATAGAAGATTTTTTGAAACAGAATTAAATAGACTAGATGTAGAAAAAAGTTTACCACTTACAATTGTTATGGGAGATGTAAATGGTTTAAAACTTGTGAATGATTCTCTTGGTCATATTATGGGAGACAAACTCCTTAAAAAGGTGGCAGAAGTCATAAAAAAGGGATGTCGAAAGGAGGACATTGCTGCTAGATGGGGAGGAGATGAATTTGTAATCTTATTACCTAAAACAGATGCTTTTCAAACAGAACAAGTTCTTAAACGTATTAAATCCATAGCAGCAAAAGAAAAGATAGGCGCCATTGATATATCTATTTCCTTTGGATACGAAACTAAGAAGAGTAGAAAAGTAAAAATTCAAGAAACTTTCAAAAAAGCTGAAGATTACATGTACAAAAGAAAGCTTTTTGAAGGGCCAAATATGATAGGGAAAACTATAAGTGCTATAATTACTGCACTTCATGAAAAAAATAAAAGAGAAGAAGAACATTCTCATAGAGTTTCACTATTATGCAAAGATATGGGTGAGGCTCTCGGTCTACTTGAACATGAAATTAGGGAATTAAAAACTGTTGGATTGCTTCATGACATAGGAAAAGTAGCTATAGAGGAAAATATACTCAATAAGCCTGGAAAACTTACAGAAGAAGAATGGCAGGAAATAAAAAGACATCCAGAAATAGGATATAGAATACTTAATACAGTAGATGATATGTCAGAAATGGCAGACTATGTATTGGCTCATCATGAGAGGTGGGATGGAAATGGATATCCAAAGGGTTTAAGGGAAAAAGAAATACCACTTCAATCGAGAATTATAGCTATAGCAGATTCTTATGATGCTATGACCAGTAAAAGAAGTTATCGAAGTGCTTTGTCAGAAGAAGTTGCTATAGGGGAACTAAAACTTAATGCAGGCACTCAGTTTGATCCAGAACTTATAGATGTATTTATTAACAAGGTATTAGATAAACTGCATTGTTAA
- a CDS encoding TylF/MycF/NovP-related O-methyltransferase, giving the protein MKKVVIWGVGQGGQMMRNLLSPDMKVVAYCDNNKKMQGTKIDSIPVVNEQQLLGIEPDYVYVAILNKDACREVKLQIEALGIKCNIISITEYRQQLDIRLAILKLIAREVERGDIRGDVAELGVYQGKFAAAINALFPKRNIYLFDTFEGFDGRDIEIEKKNEFSRSEIGKFNDTSIDMVSSRLPYREQAIFKNGYFPDTAYGIDVNFAVVSLDADLYQPIYEGLKFFYPRMSVGGYMIIHDYNNTQFSGVRKAVQQFCREENVFVVPICDLHGTAVIVKQ; this is encoded by the coding sequence ATGAAAAAGGTTGTAATTTGGGGTGTAGGACAAGGTGGACAAATGATGAGAAATCTTTTAAGTCCAGATATGAAAGTTGTGGCATATTGTGACAATAATAAGAAAATGCAAGGTACTAAGATTGACAGTATACCTGTTGTTAATGAGCAGCAGCTTTTGGGTATAGAACCAGACTATGTTTATGTAGCAATTTTAAACAAAGATGCCTGCAGGGAAGTAAAATTACAAATTGAAGCGTTAGGAATCAAATGCAATATTATTAGTATTACTGAATATCGTCAGCAGTTAGATATTCGTCTTGCAATCTTAAAGTTGATTGCTAGAGAAGTGGAGCGGGGAGATATTCGAGGAGATGTAGCAGAATTAGGAGTATATCAAGGAAAATTTGCAGCTGCAATAAACGCTTTATTTCCAAAGAGAAATATATATTTATTTGATACTTTTGAGGGATTTGACGGGCGTGATATAGAAATTGAAAAGAAAAATGAATTTTCCCGCAGTGAAATTGGAAAATTTAATGATACTAGTATTGATATGGTATCCAGTAGGCTTCCTTATAGAGAACAGGCTATATTTAAGAATGGATACTTCCCTGATACTGCATATGGAATAGACGTAAATTTTGCAGTGGTTAGTTTAGATGCAGATTTGTACCAGCCAATATATGAAGGATTAAAGTTTTTTTATCCCCGTATGAGTGTAGGAGGATATATGATTATACATGACTATAATAACACTCAATTTTCTGGAGTAAGGAAGGCAGTACAACAGTTTTGCAGGGAAGAAAATGTCTTTGTAGTTCCAATATGCGATTTACATGGAACTGCTGTAATAGTTAAACAGTAG
- a CDS encoding aminopeptidase, protein MNKNYLENYSKIVVNAGLNIQDNQILVINSPIECAEFTRLISEAAYKQGARDVIINWSDELSTKIKYLNGKDEIFDEFPNWKKELYTSYAKSGAAFLSIYAQDPELMKDVNPKRLMRASKAQNIALSEYRERIMTDKNSWCVISVPTNSWAKKVFEDLSEEKAVEKLWNTIFKTVRADEPNPIKAWDIHKANLKKSMDFLNKNKFEYLIYKNSLGTDLKIELSKDHIWLGGSSSTPEGIEFMANMPTEEVYTFPLKWGVNGKVVSSKPLNYNGNLIENFSLTFKDGKIISFTCEKGYETLKNLIETDEGSHYLGEVALVPFNSPISNSNILFYNTLFDENASCHLAIGEGYPTCLEDSENMSKEDLKNAGINSSLEHVDFMVGTEDLDITGVTEDGKEIPVFINGNFAY, encoded by the coding sequence ATGAATAAAAATTACTTAGAAAATTATTCAAAAATAGTTGTAAATGCCGGTCTTAATATACAAGACAATCAAATATTGGTTATAAATTCACCAATAGAATGTGCTGAATTTACCAGATTAATTTCTGAAGCTGCCTACAAACAAGGTGCACGAGATGTAATAATAAATTGGAGTGATGAGCTTTCAACAAAAATTAAATATTTAAATGGAAAAGACGAAATTTTTGATGAGTTTCCAAATTGGAAAAAGGAATTATATACATCCTATGCTAAATCCGGAGCTGCATTCTTAAGTATTTATGCCCAAGATCCAGAACTTATGAAAGATGTAAATCCAAAAAGATTAATGCGAGCAAGCAAAGCCCAAAATATTGCACTTTCTGAATATAGAGAGAGGATTATGACAGATAAAAATTCCTGGTGTGTTATATCAGTTCCAACTAATTCCTGGGCAAAAAAAGTTTTTGAAGACCTTTCAGAAGAAAAAGCAGTTGAAAAACTGTGGAATACTATATTTAAAACTGTAAGAGCAGATGAACCAAATCCTATAAAGGCATGGGATATTCATAAAGCAAATCTTAAAAAAAGTATGGATTTTCTCAATAAAAATAAATTTGAATATCTCATATACAAAAATTCACTAGGTACTGATTTAAAGATTGAACTTTCAAAAGATCATATATGGCTTGGTGGTTCATCCTCTACGCCTGAAGGAATAGAATTCATGGCAAATATGCCTACAGAAGAAGTGTACACTTTTCCACTAAAATGGGGTGTAAATGGAAAAGTTGTAAGTTCAAAACCTTTAAATTACAATGGAAATCTTATAGAAAATTTCTCTTTAACCTTTAAGGATGGCAAAATTATAAGCTTTACCTGTGAAAAAGGTTATGAAACACTAAAAAATCTTATTGAAACAGATGAAGGTTCTCATTACCTAGGCGAAGTTGCATTAGTACCTTTTAATTCCCCTATTTCCAATTCCAATATACTATTTTACAACACACTTTTTGATGAGAATGCATCCTGCCATTTAGCTATAGGTGAAGGTTACCCTACCTGTTTAGAAGATAGTGAAAATATGAGTAAAGAAGATTTAAAAAATGCAGGTATAAATTCTTCTCTAGAGCATGTTGACTTTATGGTTGGAACGGAGGATTTAGATATAACCGGAGTTACAGAAGACGGAAAAGAAATTCCCGTATTTATAAATGGAAATTTTGCATATTAG
- a CDS encoding DeoR/GlpR family DNA-binding transcription regulator — translation MKSKRINQIEEYVLNKNTVTLDTLTDVFNVSKNTIRRDIQELIKRGNIKKVYGGVASNSKLLSTFNENQIKNTYTNGLIAKAASRFVKDGDIIFIDSGTTTLNMGDFLKDKNNLTIVTNNLSFIINCLKYTNLNIISTGGTLNRETNSFSGIDSLNLLKNYNINKAFMDATGISLTNGITNSSPLESEIKKIAVKKSSEVFILADYSKFDICSLVTYCDLDDIDYLITDKFPPEAYNQLIEKSSIELIVSEQL, via the coding sequence ATGAAATCAAAGAGAATAAACCAGATAGAGGAATATGTGTTAAATAAAAATACTGTAACCTTAGATACCTTAACGGATGTTTTTAATGTATCCAAAAACACTATACGTAGAGACATACAGGAACTAATTAAAAGAGGAAACATAAAAAAAGTATATGGGGGTGTTGCATCAAATTCTAAACTGTTATCAACATTTAATGAAAATCAAATAAAAAATACCTACACTAACGGTTTAATAGCAAAAGCTGCTTCACGTTTCGTTAAAGATGGAGATATAATATTTATAGATTCAGGTACAACAACTTTAAATATGGGAGATTTTTTAAAGGATAAAAATAACCTTACTATAGTAACAAATAATCTAAGCTTTATCATAAACTGCTTAAAATATACTAACTTGAACATAATTTCAACTGGAGGAACATTAAATCGAGAAACAAATTCTTTTTCAGGAATAGATTCTTTAAACCTGCTTAAAAATTATAATATAAATAAAGCTTTTATGGATGCCACAGGAATATCCTTAACTAATGGGATTACAAATTCTTCTCCACTTGAAAGTGAAATTAAAAAAATTGCAGTAAAAAAAAGCAGCGAGGTATTTATACTTGCAGATTATTCAAAATTTGATATTTGTTCTCTAGTAACTTACTGTGATTTAGATGATATAGATTACTTAATAACAGATAAATTTCCACCTGAAGCGTATAACCAATTAATTGAAAAAAGTTCTATAGAATTAATTGTCTCAGAGCAATTATGA
- a CDS encoding sugar porter family MFS transporter translates to MVEASNIQKSRLLKKISIISTFGGLLFGYDTGVINGSLTFMSRKDQLNLTAVTQGAVTSSLTLGAALGAVFTGRLSDKYGRRKLLRTLAVIFFFATLGCALSPTASVIIICRFILGLAVGGASAIVPTFLSEMAPSSIRGSIVSQDQFMIVLGQLLAYIFNAILGSISGNPGIWRYMIAIATIPAVILWFGMLLVPETPRWLAAKGKTDKALEVLKTIRDEVEAQKELKVIQSNINKEENLKRATFKDISTPWIRRLVLIGIGIGIAQQIAGVNIVMYYGTTILEKAGFGVKAALIANIGNGMVSVTSALVYMKFLANRFNRRTMLLLGYAATTLSMAALSIVTFKLTGSALLPFLVIALTMIFLAFFQGTIGPVTWLEMSEIFPLRVRGLGMGIATFFLWIGTFCVGFMYPILLKTAGLTCSFIVFVIFGVIDILFTYKFVPETRNKSLEELEESFRNYNMKNCKETYVQS, encoded by the coding sequence ATGGTAGAAGCTTCTAACATACAAAAATCAAGGCTTTTGAAAAAAATATCTATTATATCAACATTCGGAGGACTTTTATTTGGATATGATACAGGAGTTATAAATGGCTCACTTACTTTTATGTCAAGAAAAGATCAATTGAATTTAACAGCTGTTACTCAAGGTGCTGTTACAAGTTCTCTAACTTTAGGAGCAGCTTTAGGGGCAGTCTTTACAGGACGTTTATCTGACAAATATGGAAGAAGAAAGCTGCTTAGAACACTTGCGGTAATTTTTTTCTTTGCAACTTTAGGCTGTGCACTTTCACCAACTGCATCAGTTATTATTATTTGTAGATTTATATTAGGATTAGCAGTAGGTGGAGCATCAGCTATTGTACCAACATTTTTATCAGAAATGGCACCTTCAAGCATTAGAGGAAGTATTGTTTCACAAGATCAATTTATGATTGTATTAGGACAACTGCTAGCTTACATATTTAATGCTATTTTAGGAAGTATTTCTGGGAATCCTGGAATATGGAGATATATGATAGCAATAGCTACTATTCCAGCAGTTATCTTATGGTTTGGAATGTTACTAGTTCCAGAAACACCAAGATGGCTTGCTGCAAAAGGAAAAACTGATAAAGCACTTGAAGTTTTAAAAACAATCCGTGATGAAGTGGAAGCACAAAAAGAACTTAAAGTAATACAGAGTAACATAAATAAAGAGGAAAATTTGAAACGAGCAACTTTTAAGGATATAAGTACTCCATGGATTCGCCGTCTTGTACTAATTGGCATTGGTATAGGTATAGCACAGCAGATTGCTGGAGTAAATATAGTTATGTATTATGGCACAACGATTTTAGAGAAGGCTGGATTTGGAGTTAAAGCAGCTTTAATTGCTAATATAGGAAATGGAATGGTGTCTGTTACTTCGGCATTGGTTTACATGAAATTTTTAGCAAATAGGTTTAATCGCAGGACTATGTTATTATTAGGATATGCTGCTACTACTTTATCAATGGCTGCGTTGTCTATAGTTACGTTTAAGTTAACAGGATCAGCATTACTTCCATTCTTAGTTATTGCTTTAACTATGATTTTTTTGGCTTTCTTTCAAGGAACTATTGGCCCTGTAACCTGGTTAGAAATGTCTGAAATTTTCCCACTAAGAGTAAGAGGCTTAGGTATGGGAATTGCAACATTCTTTTTATGGATAGGTACATTTTGTGTTGGGTTTATGTATCCTATATTATTGAAGACAGCCGGATTAACTTGTTCATTTATTGTATTTGTAATATTTGGTGTTATTGACATATTGTTTACTTATAAATTTGTACCAGAAACACGTAATAAATCTTTGGAAGAATTAGAAGAATCCTTTAGAAACTATAATATGAAAAATTGTAAGGAGACATATGTACAAAGTTAG
- a CDS encoding phosphatase PAP2 family protein, with protein MRLNILRKIDMFDNYILLSIKKYVQNKYLDMLMPIVTDMGNLGIVWIIIAIILILDKPYRMIGSVVILTLIVSTIAGEGIVKHIVRRTRPCNQQNSLNMLISKPISYSFPSGHTLSSFAAAEVLSMYFTEYKLIFIGIAFLIALSRMYLYVHYPTDVIAGVILGILCSKLIFIILQEGFMEKVAMFYQNIL; from the coding sequence ATGCGTTTAAATATTTTAAGAAAAATAGATATGTTTGATAATTATATTTTACTTTCTATTAAGAAGTATGTACAAAATAAATATTTAGATATGTTGATGCCTATAGTGACAGATATGGGTAACCTGGGTATTGTTTGGATTATTATAGCTATTATTTTAATATTAGATAAACCGTATAGGATGATTGGAAGTGTAGTGATATTAACATTAATTGTGAGTACAATTGCTGGAGAGGGAATAGTGAAACATATAGTGAGACGAACTAGGCCATGTAATCAGCAAAATAGTTTGAATATGTTGATTTCAAAGCCCATATCTTATTCTTTCCCTTCAGGACATACTTTGTCTTCCTTTGCTGCTGCAGAAGTGCTGTCCATGTATTTTACTGAGTATAAGTTGATATTTATAGGAATAGCATTTTTAATAGCTTTATCCAGAATGTATTTGTATGTTCATTATCCAACAGATGTTATAGCAGGAGTTATACTTGGTATATTATGCTCAAAATTAATTTTTATAATTTTGCAGGAAGGATTTATGGAAAAGGTTGCTATGTTTTATCAAAATATATTATGA
- a CDS encoding transglycosylase domain-containing protein: MEVTQLPKKQKSKKIHKVKKHILLKVFFVFLIVILLFCIKYLSIAVSLYNDASAKINSISYNTFHGNQTTYLYDSKNTVINRLYGSKNSLYLTSFYIPQAAKNAFISIEDKDYFNHGALSIKANLRVLYSIIKNKGKITQGGSTITQQLARTVFLNFDKTYKRKLEEIIIAIKLDQKYTKQQILEFYINNINFANNAYGIEAASRRYFNKSCNELNLSQICFLAAIPNNPTYYNPIRNINNTLKRRDLILLSMRQNDYITDYQYTTAVNYKIVLNPEKYDGNVWVESYALNCAARVLMKLNGFQFRNTFDTQQDIASYDKNYSNVYNECINDIRTNGYKIYTSIDMDKQKLLQDSLDTGLLDFTEQNKGIYSLQGSSVSIDNKTGYVIAIVGGRTSPEKDYLNRAFQCFRQPGSSFKPLAVYTPAFEKGYDDTSIINDHYTNGGPHNDGDVYMGDISIRTAVQMSLNSVAYQVFNDITPTYGLSFVRDMNFNKIVKKDYTLSAALGGLTYGVTPIEMASAYSTLTRGGEFIAPTCIRSIVNSQGQTIYENNLGKRRIFTYNASYLMSDILKGTLENTWGTAYNVKLDGITSAAKTGTTSNQKDGWLCGYSAYYTTVVWVGYDIPRYVDNLYGGTYPGQIWHNYMQQVHSGLQDKDFYTP; encoded by the coding sequence ATGGAAGTGACTCAATTGCCAAAAAAGCAAAAAAGCAAAAAAATTCATAAAGTAAAAAAACATATACTGCTCAAGGTTTTTTTTGTATTTCTAATAGTTATATTACTCTTTTGTATTAAGTATTTATCTATAGCAGTATCACTCTATAATGATGCGTCAGCTAAAATAAATTCTATATCATACAACACTTTTCATGGGAATCAAACAACTTATTTGTATGATTCAAAGAACACTGTAATAAATAGACTATATGGTTCGAAAAATTCTCTATATTTAACATCTTTCTATATACCTCAAGCTGCAAAAAATGCCTTTATATCTATAGAGGATAAAGATTATTTTAATCATGGTGCTCTTAGTATAAAAGCAAATCTTAGAGTTTTATATTCTATTATAAAAAACAAGGGAAAAATTACACAGGGTGGAAGTACAATTACACAGCAGCTAGCTAGGACTGTGTTTTTAAATTTTGACAAAACTTATAAAAGAAAATTAGAAGAAATAATAATTGCCATAAAATTAGATCAAAAATATACTAAACAACAAATTCTAGAATTTTATATTAATAATATTAATTTTGCTAATAATGCTTATGGCATTGAGGCGGCTTCAAGAAGATATTTTAACAAAAGTTGTAATGAACTTAATTTATCACAAATATGTTTTTTAGCTGCAATACCTAATAATCCTACTTACTATAACCCTATAAGGAATATAAACAATACATTAAAACGTAGAGATCTTATTCTATTATCAATGAGACAAAATGATTATATTACAGATTATCAGTACACTACAGCAGTTAACTATAAAATTGTATTAAATCCAGAAAAATATGATGGAAATGTATGGGTTGAATCCTATGCTCTTAATTGTGCTGCAAGGGTGCTTATGAAGCTAAATGGATTCCAATTTAGAAATACATTCGATACACAGCAGGATATAGCTAGTTATGATAAAAATTATTCTAATGTATATAACGAATGTATAAATGACATCCGCACTAATGGATATAAAATTTATACTTCTATAGATATGGATAAACAAAAACTTTTACAGGATTCCTTAGATACTGGGCTGCTAGATTTTACAGAACAAAATAAAGGAATATATTCTCTGCAGGGTTCATCCGTTTCAATAGATAATAAAACTGGATATGTTATAGCAATAGTAGGTGGTAGAACAAGTCCCGAAAAAGATTATTTGAATAGGGCATTTCAATGCTTTAGACAGCCTGGTTCATCTTTTAAACCCTTAGCAGTTTATACTCCTGCCTTTGAAAAAGGATATGATGACACAAGTATTATAAATGACCATTATACAAATGGAGGTCCTCATAATGATGGTGATGTTTATATGGGAGATATATCTATAAGAACAGCTGTGCAAATGTCATTAAATAGTGTGGCATACCAAGTATTTAATGATATAACACCTACTTATGGATTATCCTTCGTAAGAGATATGAATTTCAATAAAATTGTAAAAAAAGATTACACTCTATCTGCTGCATTAGGCGGTTTAACTTATGGAGTAACTCCCATAGAAATGGCATCTGCTTATTCGACACTTACAAGGGGAGGCGAATTTATTGCTCCTACATGCATACGTAGTATTGTAAATAGCCAGGGACAAACTATTTATGAAAATAACTTAGGAAAGAGAAGAATATTTACTTATAATGCAAGTTATTTAATGTCAGATATTTTAAAAGGCACTTTAGAAAATACCTGGGGTACTGCATATAATGTAAAGCTTGATGGAATTACCAGTGCTGCTAAGACTGGTACAACAAGTAACCAAAAGGATGGCTGGTTATGCGGATATTCTGCCTACTATACTACAGTAGTATGGGTTGGATATGATATACCAAGGTATGTTGATAACTTATATGGTGGAACATACCCAGGACAAATTTGGCATAATTATATGCAGCAGGTACATTCAGGATTACAAGATAAGGATTTTTATACACCTTAA